A window of Synechococcus sp. MEDNS5 contains these coding sequences:
- a CDS encoding ComEC/Rec2 family competence protein: protein MNSALATALLLLLGALGAALSQTWHHWCTLLLVLGLGLAVLRRCLRLSGQSLGLITLLLALVIARSGLAAEPRPHPLDPSHRIPMKGPAEVLTLQGRLLNDGQLRNGRCRALVEVNHLDGERRRGRTELTVDPCQEPLRRGDWIEVTGPLRRPRPAAHPLLRGGAERLVVRGSWSQIRSESIRVLRQSWTPLADGRRRIAEAFTEAAGPAPGGLLAALVLGSAQVNLMADLREAFRVAGLSHALAASGFHLSVLLGTTLAATRSGPSALRIGAGGSAMALFLALAGAQPSVVRAVLMGAAALLIREEGQRSRPLGVLVLTLLLMLLMHPAWARSVGFQLSAAATAGLVLSAGPLEQWLCTHGPGWLRPLAPALSVPLAALAWTLPLQLLHFGSAPLYALVSNLLAAPLLAPLTLSAMALALLVLVVPGTLITFVLPWLIWPVQQLAGVLIALVHWISGWPWAQLLTGRPQPLVVLTLALALIPWWLPTLRRWRCHAVPLALLAVVVQGWVQFSDDLIRVEQWGRQWLVLRHRGRAALLSSHGDGLSCHVARQLGEGLGHDRFDWVAVMDPVAMDQSGCWSPLAHTVVAEHQGQLPLRSGQMLTSEGLGLRVADVRGRHLQVQVGQRVFPLRRGDLSPPSGEVALVVRGAEP from the coding sequence ATGAATTCGGCCCTGGCCACGGCGTTGCTCTTGCTGCTGGGAGCTCTGGGGGCGGCGCTGTCCCAGACCTGGCACCACTGGTGCACGCTGCTGTTGGTGCTGGGTCTTGGTCTTGCTGTTCTGCGCCGATGCCTGCGGCTTTCTGGACAATCGCTGGGCCTGATCACCCTGTTGCTGGCGCTCGTGATCGCCCGCTCCGGCCTGGCCGCTGAGCCACGCCCCCATCCTCTGGATCCCAGTCACCGGATTCCGATGAAGGGCCCGGCTGAGGTGCTGACCCTCCAGGGACGGCTGTTGAACGATGGACAGCTCCGCAATGGGCGTTGCCGGGCTCTTGTGGAGGTGAACCATCTTGATGGTGAGCGGCGCAGGGGGCGGACTGAACTCACCGTCGATCCTTGTCAGGAGCCTTTGCGTCGAGGGGATTGGATTGAAGTCACAGGGCCGCTGCGCAGGCCTCGGCCTGCCGCCCACCCCTTGCTTCGTGGCGGAGCGGAGCGGTTGGTCGTCCGAGGAAGTTGGAGCCAGATCCGCAGTGAATCCATTCGGGTCTTGCGCCAGTCCTGGACGCCGTTGGCGGATGGCCGCCGGCGCATTGCCGAGGCCTTCACCGAGGCAGCCGGACCAGCGCCTGGTGGTCTGCTGGCTGCCCTCGTGCTCGGCAGTGCGCAAGTGAATCTGATGGCGGATCTGCGTGAGGCCTTCCGCGTGGCGGGCTTATCCCATGCTCTGGCCGCATCGGGTTTTCATCTTTCCGTGCTGCTTGGCACCACCCTGGCGGCCACCCGCTCAGGTCCGTCTGCGCTGCGCATCGGGGCCGGAGGCAGTGCCATGGCGTTGTTCCTCGCGCTTGCCGGTGCCCAGCCCTCCGTGGTGCGGGCCGTGCTGATGGGAGCGGCCGCTCTCCTGATCCGTGAAGAGGGGCAGCGCAGCCGCCCTCTCGGCGTGCTGGTGCTCACCCTGCTGCTCATGCTGCTGATGCATCCAGCTTGGGCCCGTTCAGTGGGATTTCAGCTCAGCGCTGCGGCAACAGCTGGTTTGGTGTTGTCGGCTGGCCCCCTGGAACAGTGGCTTTGCACCCATGGCCCGGGATGGCTGCGCCCCCTCGCCCCTGCCCTGTCCGTGCCCCTGGCTGCCCTGGCCTGGACCCTGCCGTTGCAGTTGCTCCACTTCGGTTCGGCGCCCCTCTACGCCCTTGTCAGCAATCTGCTGGCAGCTCCGTTGCTCGCTCCGCTCACCTTGTCGGCGATGGCGTTGGCCCTGCTGGTGCTGGTGGTGCCGGGAACGCTCATCACCTTCGTTCTGCCCTGGCTGATCTGGCCTGTTCAGCAGTTGGCGGGCGTGCTGATTGCCTTGGTGCACTGGATCAGTGGCTGGCCCTGGGCCCAGCTGCTCACCGGCCGTCCGCAACCGCTAGTGGTGCTCACGCTCGCCCTTGCCTTGATCCCCTGGTGGTTACCCACGCTTCGCCGTTGGCGTTGCCACGCCGTTCCCCTGGCCTTGTTGGCCGTGGTGGTGCAGGGGTGGGTGCAGTTCAGTGATGACTTGATCAGGGTGGAGCAGTGGGGACGCCAGTGGCTGGTGCTGCGGCATCGCGGCCGTGCGGCTTTGTTGAGCAGCCATGGCGATGGTCTGAGTTGCCATGTGGCCAGGCAACTGGGCGAGGGGCTTGGCCATGACCGTTTCGATTGGGTAGCGGTGATGGATCCTGTGGCCATGGACCAGTCCGGGTGTTGGAGTCCCCTGGCTCATACCGTTGTGGCGGAACATCAGGGGCAGCTGCCCCTGCGTTCTGGGCAGATGTTGACGAGTGAAGGCCTCGGTCTGCGCGTGGCCGACGTTAGAGGTCGTCACTTGCAGGTTCAGGTGGGGCAGCGGGTGTTTCCTCTGCGTCGCGGGGATTTGTCACCTCCAAGCGGGGAGGTTGCCTTGGTGGTGCGTGGGGCGGAGCCCTAA
- the glyQ gene encoding glycine--tRNA ligase subunit alpha, with translation MHFQDIISTLNRFWSEQGCLLLQPYDTEKGAGTMSPHTVLRAIGPEPWAVAYPEPCRRPTDGRYGDNPNRAQHYFQYQVLIKPSPDGIQETYLASLEALGIRASDHDIRFVEDNWESPTLGAWGVGWEVWLDGMEVTQFTYFQQCGGLDCKPVSIEITYGLERLAMYLQDVESIWDLSWNAQRSYGDLWLPFEKGQCHFNFEASNPERLKQLFAIYEAEATDLIAQNLPAPALDFVLKCSHTFNLLEARGVISVTERTATIGRIRTLARKVAEAWLAEREALGFPLLEPSAEAAVV, from the coding sequence ATGCATTTCCAAGACATCATCAGCACCCTCAACCGTTTCTGGTCTGAGCAGGGATGTCTGTTGCTCCAGCCCTACGACACCGAAAAGGGGGCTGGAACCATGAGTCCGCACACCGTGCTGCGCGCCATCGGGCCCGAGCCTTGGGCTGTGGCCTATCCAGAACCCTGCCGCCGACCGACCGACGGGCGCTATGGCGATAACCCCAACCGAGCTCAGCACTATTTCCAATACCAGGTGCTGATCAAGCCCTCCCCCGACGGCATTCAGGAGACGTATCTCGCGTCCTTGGAGGCTCTCGGCATCAGAGCATCTGATCACGACATCCGCTTTGTGGAAGACAACTGGGAGTCCCCCACCCTCGGTGCCTGGGGTGTGGGCTGGGAAGTGTGGCTGGATGGCATGGAGGTCACTCAGTTCACCTATTTCCAGCAGTGCGGCGGTCTGGATTGCAAACCAGTGTCGATTGAGATCACCTACGGCCTCGAGCGCCTGGCGATGTATCTCCAGGATGTGGAGAGCATCTGGGATCTGAGCTGGAATGCCCAGCGCAGTTACGGCGATCTCTGGCTTCCTTTTGAGAAGGGTCAGTGTCATTTCAACTTCGAGGCGTCCAACCCAGAGCGGCTGAAGCAGCTGTTCGCGATCTACGAAGCCGAGGCCACGGATCTGATCGCCCAGAACTTGCCCGCTCCGGCCCTGGATTTTGTGCTCAAGTGCTCGCACACCTTCAATCTCCTGGAGGCCCGTGGCGTGATCTCAGTGACCGAGCGCACGGCCACCATCGGCCGGATTCGCACGCTTGCCCGCAAGGTGGCAGAAGCCTGGCTGGCTGAGCGAGAGGCTCTTGGGTTTCCCTTGCTGGAACCGAGTGCGGAGGCTGCAGTGGTCTGA
- the ubiE gene encoding bifunctional demethylmenaquinone methyltransferase/2-methoxy-6-polyprenyl-1,4-benzoquinol methylase UbiE, with protein sequence MRPGDPEAVEQLFNDAAPTYDRLNDLLSLGLHRQWKRQLLLHLAPRRREVWLDLCCGTGDLALALSRRVRPGGQVVGVDAAEAPLAVARSRAAREPWLPVDFQQGDALVLDCDTASVDGVVMAYGLRNLADPAAGLREIKRVLRPGHRAGLIDFNRLPPTSVAARFQRAYLRRVVVPVAEGLGLKDHYAYLEASLQRFPDGASQEQLAKDAGFSRACHRAMAGGLMGLLILRS encoded by the coding sequence TTGAGACCAGGAGATCCAGAAGCTGTTGAACAATTGTTCAACGACGCAGCCCCCACCTACGACCGGCTGAACGACCTGCTCAGTCTCGGGTTGCATCGCCAATGGAAACGCCAGCTGCTTCTGCACCTGGCTCCGCGTCGGAGAGAGGTCTGGCTTGATCTCTGCTGCGGCACCGGCGATCTGGCCCTCGCTCTGTCCCGCAGGGTTCGCCCCGGAGGCCAGGTGGTCGGCGTGGATGCAGCCGAGGCGCCGCTTGCGGTTGCGCGCAGTCGTGCAGCGCGCGAGCCCTGGTTGCCGGTTGATTTCCAGCAGGGCGATGCCCTGGTTCTGGACTGCGACACCGCTTCGGTTGATGGGGTGGTGATGGCCTACGGGCTGCGAAACCTTGCCGATCCGGCGGCTGGCCTCAGGGAGATCAAGCGGGTGCTTCGCCCCGGGCACCGGGCAGGGCTGATTGATTTCAATCGTTTGCCGCCCACCTCCGTGGCGGCACGCTTCCAGCGGGCCTACCTGCGGCGCGTGGTGGTGCCTGTTGCCGAAGGGCTTGGCCTCAAAGACCACTACGCCTATCTCGAGGCCAGCCTGCAGCGCTTTCCCGATGGTGCATCCCAGGAACAGCTGGCGAAAGACGCAGGCTTTTCGCGTGCCTGCCATCGCGCCATGGCCGGGGGGCTGATGGGGCTTCTGATCCTGCGTTCTTGA
- the hisF gene encoding imidazole glycerol phosphate synthase subunit HisF, with product MVALRLIPCLDVAAGRVVKGINFVGLRDAGDPVELACRYSQAGADELVFLDIAASHEGRATLVDLVRRTSEQVTIPFTVGGGIGSVEAITELLRAGADKVSLNSSAVRRPELVKEGAERFGCQCIVVAIDARRRDGGGWDVYVKGGRENTGLDAVDWAREVARLGAGEILLTSMDGDGTQAGYDLDLTRAVAEAVPVPVIASGGAGTLDHIAAALDQGPSGGHASAALLASLLHDGVLSVQEIKNDLLRRGLAIRPLEFASDY from the coding sequence ATGGTCGCTCTCCGCCTGATTCCCTGCCTTGATGTGGCCGCTGGCCGGGTGGTGAAGGGCATCAATTTTGTGGGACTGCGCGATGCGGGAGATCCCGTTGAGCTCGCTTGCCGGTACAGCCAGGCCGGAGCCGATGAGCTGGTGTTTCTCGACATCGCAGCCAGTCACGAAGGGCGCGCCACTCTCGTTGATCTGGTGAGGCGCACGTCCGAGCAGGTCACGATCCCATTCACCGTGGGTGGAGGGATCGGCTCCGTGGAAGCCATCACGGAACTGCTGAGGGCCGGAGCCGACAAAGTCAGCCTCAACTCCTCAGCGGTTCGGCGTCCTGAACTTGTGAAAGAGGGAGCGGAACGTTTCGGTTGCCAGTGCATCGTTGTGGCGATCGATGCCCGTCGCCGTGATGGCGGCGGTTGGGATGTGTACGTGAAGGGGGGGCGCGAGAACACCGGTCTTGACGCTGTTGATTGGGCCCGTGAGGTGGCCAGGCTCGGAGCTGGAGAAATCCTGCTCACATCCATGGATGGTGATGGCACCCAGGCGGGATACGACCTGGACCTCACCCGTGCTGTCGCAGAGGCGGTTCCGGTTCCAGTGATTGCCTCAGGTGGAGCCGGGACGCTTGATCACATTGCGGCGGCCCTCGACCAGGGGCCGAGCGGTGGACACGCATCGGCCGCGTTGCTGGCGTCCCTGCTTCACGACGGAGTGCTGTCTGTTCAAGAGATCAAAAACGACTTGCTGCGTCGTGGTTTGGCGATTCGTCCCCTTGAGTTCGCTTCGGATTATTAA
- a CDS encoding DUF2862 domain-containing protein, whose protein sequence is MSQQAVTIDIGSKVRVTRVRDRIPKALVELLKSDANGTVTDFRTVDGKGIGVVVELSDGSTNWFFDDEIAPA, encoded by the coding sequence ATGTCACAGCAGGCAGTCACCATCGACATCGGCTCCAAGGTGCGTGTCACCCGCGTCCGTGATCGGATTCCCAAAGCGCTTGTCGAACTGCTGAAATCCGACGCCAACGGCACCGTGACTGATTTTCGGACCGTGGATGGCAAAGGAATCGGTGTGGTTGTTGAGCTCAGTGATGGGTCAACCAACTGGTTCTTCGACGATGAAATTGCTCCCGCCTGA
- the chlG gene encoding chlorophyll synthase ChlG — translation MSDARQLLGMKGASGTTNIWKLRLQLMKPVTWIPLIWGVVCGAAASGHYEWRLDHFAAALACMVMSGPLLAGYTQTINDYYDREIDAINEPYRPIPSGAIALGQVKLQIWILLVSGLAVAYALDAWAEHSTPVLLLLALGGSFVSFIYSAPPLKLKQNGWLGNYALGASYIALPWWAGQALFGQLTWATALLTLAYSLAGLGIAVVNDFKSVEGDRALGLQSLPVAFGIRPASWISAGMIDIFQLLMVAVLIAIGQHFAAVLLVLLIVPQITFQDIWLLRDPVAYDVKYQASAQPFLVLGMLVTALAIGHSPLTPGM, via the coding sequence GTGAGTGACGCCCGTCAGCTGCTCGGCATGAAAGGTGCCAGCGGCACCACCAACATCTGGAAGCTGCGCCTGCAGCTGATGAAACCCGTGACCTGGATTCCACTGATCTGGGGTGTGGTCTGTGGTGCAGCGGCCAGCGGTCATTACGAGTGGCGCCTGGATCATTTCGCAGCAGCCCTTGCCTGCATGGTGATGAGTGGCCCCCTGCTGGCTGGTTACACCCAAACCATCAACGACTACTACGACCGCGAGATCGACGCGATCAACGAGCCTTACAGGCCGATCCCATCTGGGGCCATCGCCCTGGGCCAGGTGAAACTGCAGATCTGGATTCTGCTGGTCTCAGGCCTCGCCGTGGCCTACGCCTTGGATGCCTGGGCAGAACATTCCACTCCGGTGCTCCTACTACTCGCACTGGGCGGTTCCTTTGTGAGCTTCATCTATTCCGCTCCCCCCTTAAAGCTCAAGCAAAACGGCTGGCTCGGCAACTATGCCCTTGGAGCGAGCTACATCGCACTTCCCTGGTGGGCCGGTCAGGCGCTGTTCGGTCAGCTCACCTGGGCGACAGCACTTCTCACGCTGGCTTACAGCCTTGCAGGACTCGGCATCGCTGTTGTCAACGATTTCAAGAGCGTGGAAGGAGATCGTGCCCTTGGGCTCCAGTCACTTCCGGTTGCATTCGGAATTCGGCCAGCAAGCTGGATCAGCGCTGGGATGATCGACATCTTCCAGCTGTTGATGGTTGCCGTGCTGATCGCCATCGGGCAGCATTTCGCTGCTGTGCTGCTTGTGCTGCTGATCGTGCCTCAGATCACTTTCCAGGACATCTGGCTGCTGCGAGATCCCGTGGCCTACGACGTGAAATATCAAGCCAGCGCCCAGCCATTCCTGGTTCTCGGCATGCTGGTCACAGCCCTGGCGATTGGCCATAGCCCCCTGACCCCGGGGATGTGA
- a CDS encoding transglycosylase domain-containing protein — translation MIRTRRHWALIGGSAVVVGVGVALAQAAVTRAFDATLPDARGISRFNRPGTITLLSSNGAVIQKLGPATREKIEPGQMPLLVKQAFIAAEDRRFYDHDGVDLWGIGRALVRNVRQGAVREGASTITQQLARTVFLSQDRTLTRKLKEAALAYKLERQLSKEQILEQYLNYVYLGSSAYGLADAAWVYFSKTPDELNLPEAALIAGLPPAPSVYSPLVNPKLALERRSLVLDRMRQAGFITASEAEQARNSPLELKPAIPKYFNSAAPFFTSWVAQQLPRLLTPEQLEVGGLKIRTSLNLKWQKKAQAVVREFAPFDTEGSIVSMEPGTGMVRVMVGGKDFSSSQFNRATQALRSPGSTFKLFPYAAAINAGVKPEDKFVDAPRCWAGYCPKNFGNKYFGAISLADALKNSLNTVAVQLQDKVGFDAIISTANQLGIGNQRPLGKYYPMAIGAYEQTVLDMTAAYAAVANRGVYVTPSAFEEIRGPDGNVLWSRRVDGDKGRRALDSDVADAMNWMFQRVVSGGTGAAARLDDRPVAGKTGTSEGARDLWFIGSIPQLTTAVWFGYDNNNETKSNSGEAAWAWKQFMEEVKGTYQVQNFPPKPVLTRTFQPPGKAKRSDKKKEAPYRGYEYPPGSDLWAPGEEPFLGGTEPPAAPAPPPPRYVAPPGGPPVDENFRPLPVQ, via the coding sequence GTGATACGCACCCGTCGCCACTGGGCGCTGATCGGTGGATCTGCCGTCGTGGTGGGCGTTGGTGTGGCCCTCGCCCAGGCCGCTGTCACCCGCGCCTTCGACGCCACCCTCCCCGATGCCCGCGGCATCAGTCGCTTCAACCGTCCGGGCACGATCACTCTGCTCTCCAGCAACGGTGCAGTGATCCAGAAGCTCGGCCCTGCTACCCGGGAAAAGATTGAGCCTGGACAGATGCCCCTGCTGGTGAAGCAGGCCTTCATCGCCGCTGAAGACCGTCGCTTCTACGACCACGATGGTGTGGATCTCTGGGGCATCGGACGAGCCCTGGTGCGCAACGTTCGCCAGGGAGCTGTGCGCGAAGGAGCCAGCACGATCACCCAGCAGCTGGCCCGCACGGTGTTCCTCAGCCAGGACCGCACGCTCACCCGCAAGCTCAAGGAAGCGGCCCTGGCCTACAAGCTCGAACGCCAACTCAGCAAGGAGCAGATTCTTGAGCAGTACCTCAACTACGTGTATCTGGGCTCCAGCGCCTACGGCCTAGCCGATGCCGCCTGGGTGTACTTCTCCAAAACACCCGACGAGCTCAACCTTCCTGAGGCCGCCTTGATCGCCGGCCTGCCCCCAGCGCCCTCGGTGTATTCCCCTCTGGTGAATCCGAAACTGGCCCTGGAACGGCGCAGTCTGGTGCTCGACCGCATGCGTCAGGCGGGATTCATCACAGCCAGCGAAGCCGAGCAAGCCCGCAACAGCCCTCTGGAGCTCAAACCTGCCATCCCCAAATACTTCAACAGCGCGGCGCCCTTCTTCACCAGCTGGGTCGCCCAGCAGCTGCCCCGTCTGCTGACCCCGGAACAGCTGGAAGTGGGCGGCCTGAAAATCCGCACCAGCCTCAATCTGAAATGGCAAAAAAAAGCACAAGCCGTGGTGCGTGAATTCGCACCGTTCGACACCGAAGGATCGATCGTCTCGATGGAACCCGGCACAGGCATGGTGCGCGTGATGGTGGGTGGCAAGGACTTCAGCAGCAGCCAGTTCAACCGCGCCACCCAGGCCCTGCGTTCGCCCGGTTCCACCTTCAAGCTGTTCCCCTACGCCGCAGCGATCAATGCCGGTGTGAAGCCGGAAGACAAGTTTGTCGATGCTCCCCGCTGCTGGGCGGGCTACTGCCCCAAGAACTTCGGAAACAAATACTTCGGCGCTATCTCCCTGGCTGATGCCCTGAAGAACTCGCTCAACACCGTGGCGGTGCAGCTGCAGGACAAGGTCGGTTTCGACGCGATCATCAGCACCGCCAACCAGCTGGGCATTGGCAACCAGCGCCCACTGGGTAAGTACTACCCAATGGCCATCGGGGCCTACGAACAGACCGTTCTCGACATGACGGCCGCTTATGCCGCTGTTGCCAACCGCGGGGTCTACGTCACACCCTCGGCTTTTGAAGAGATCCGAGGCCCCGACGGCAACGTGCTCTGGAGCCGTCGCGTGGATGGCGACAAAGGACGGCGGGCTCTCGACAGCGACGTGGCCGACGCCATGAATTGGATGTTCCAACGGGTGGTGAGCGGAGGAACCGGGGCCGCCGCCCGCCTGGATGACCGCCCGGTGGCCGGCAAAACCGGCACCTCGGAAGGGGCGCGGGATCTGTGGTTCATCGGATCAATTCCCCAACTCACCACAGCGGTGTGGTTCGGCTACGACAACAACAACGAAACCAAGAGCAACAGCGGGGAAGCAGCCTGGGCCTGGAAGCAGTTCATGGAGGAGGTGAAGGGCACTTACCAAGTGCAGAACTTCCCCCCCAAGCCCGTGCTCACACGCACATTCCAGCCGCCTGGCAAAGCCAAACGTTCGGATAAGAAGAAAGAAGCTCCCTACCGGGGATACGAATATCCCCCTGGGTCCGATCTCTGGGCGCCGGGAGAAGAGCCCTTCCTCGGGGGAACGGAACCGCCGGCTGCACCAGCTCCGCCGCCTCCCCGTTACGTCGCCCCACCGGGGGGACCCCCGGTCGATGAAAATTTCAGGCCCCTGCCGGTGCAGTGA
- a CDS encoding 16S rRNA (cytosine(967)-C(5))-methyltransferase: MLCGLTRVSESPSRSETPGLASRRVALEVLEAVAAGAYADVALERSLRQHLLQAADRGLATELAYGAIRWRQWLDAWLDKLGKVPARKQPPRLRWLLHLGLYQLLRMERIPASAAVNTSVELAKRGKLVRLAPVVNGLLRAALRARDAGEGLVQPPDPAMALAQDQSLPLWFTRDLLRWCGPTQAAQVAQACNQVPALDLRINRLRSSPAEVAARLAERSMSTAAIPGCPDGLQVLEPAGDLRQWPGYDEGHWCVQDRAAQWVAPLLAAEAGQRVLDACAAPGGKATHLAELMGDQGEVWAVDRSAGRLQRVAANAARLGSGCINALAADAAQLLEERPQWRDSFDRILLDAPCSGLGTLARHPDARWRITEASISDLVQLQAGLLDGLLPLLKPGGRIVYATCTVHPAENTDQIHGLLQRHPQLVLASEQQRWPDPQGGDGFYAAVITAPAGA; this comes from the coding sequence ATGCTGTGTGGCCTGACACGCGTGAGTGAGTCGCCGTCTCGATCTGAAACACCCGGGCTGGCATCGCGCCGAGTGGCCTTGGAGGTGCTTGAAGCTGTGGCGGCTGGGGCTTACGCCGATGTCGCCCTCGAGCGGTCGCTGCGGCAGCACCTCTTGCAGGCCGCTGACCGCGGCCTGGCCACCGAGCTGGCCTACGGCGCGATTCGCTGGCGTCAGTGGCTGGACGCCTGGCTCGACAAGCTTGGAAAAGTGCCGGCACGCAAACAGCCTCCACGTCTGCGCTGGCTGCTTCACCTCGGTTTGTACCAGTTGCTGCGCATGGAGCGGATCCCGGCCTCCGCTGCTGTGAATACGTCCGTGGAACTGGCAAAGCGGGGCAAGTTGGTGCGCCTGGCGCCTGTGGTGAATGGTCTGCTGCGTGCAGCGCTTCGAGCTCGTGATGCGGGCGAAGGTTTGGTCCAGCCGCCTGATCCGGCGATGGCGCTGGCGCAGGACCAGTCGCTGCCGCTCTGGTTCACCAGGGATTTGCTGCGTTGGTGCGGCCCGACTCAGGCCGCTCAAGTGGCGCAGGCCTGTAATCAGGTGCCCGCGTTGGATCTGCGCATCAACCGGCTGCGTTCATCGCCGGCAGAGGTGGCTGCGCGCCTGGCGGAACGGAGTATGTCCACGGCGGCGATCCCAGGCTGTCCGGATGGCTTGCAGGTGTTGGAACCGGCAGGGGATCTGCGCCAGTGGCCGGGTTACGACGAAGGCCACTGGTGCGTGCAGGATCGTGCGGCCCAGTGGGTGGCTCCGTTGCTGGCGGCAGAGGCAGGGCAGCGGGTGCTGGATGCCTGCGCAGCGCCTGGCGGTAAGGCCACCCACCTGGCGGAATTGATGGGTGATCAAGGTGAGGTTTGGGCTGTGGATCGTTCTGCCGGGCGCCTGCAACGGGTGGCCGCCAACGCCGCTCGACTTGGCAGTGGCTGCATCAACGCCCTGGCGGCGGATGCAGCGCAGTTGCTCGAGGAACGCCCCCAGTGGAGAGATTCCTTTGATCGGATCCTGTTGGATGCCCCCTGTTCAGGTCTGGGCACCCTGGCCCGTCATCCTGATGCGCGCTGGCGCATCACCGAGGCTTCGATTTCTGATCTGGTTCAGCTTCAGGCCGGTCTTCTCGACGGACTGTTGCCGTTGCTCAAGCCCGGCGGCCGCATCGTGTATGCCACCTGCACTGTGCATCCTGCCGAGAACACCGATCAGATTCATGGCCTGCTGCAGCGCCATCCCCAGCTTGTGCTGGCGTCTGAACAGCAGCGCTGGCCAGATCCACAGGGGGGGGATGGGTTTTATGCGGCTGTGATCACTGCACCGGCAGGGGCCTGA
- a CDS encoding MGMT family protein, which translates to MAKAPSCLGFDGRVHAVVALIPHGRLATYGQVADWIGAYGCARQVGWALRRLSLPTSIPWQRVVNARGRISMSLSREGSDWIQRELLISEGIPVDDEGRLPLRRFLWEPHPLALHEALGLDAVWPDTRE; encoded by the coding sequence ATGGCAAAGGCGCCCTCTTGCCTTGGCTTTGATGGGCGTGTCCATGCCGTCGTCGCCCTCATTCCCCATGGACGGCTGGCGACTTACGGGCAGGTGGCTGACTGGATCGGTGCCTATGGCTGTGCGCGGCAGGTGGGCTGGGCCCTGCGCAGGCTCTCTCTTCCGACGTCGATCCCTTGGCAGCGGGTGGTGAATGCCCGCGGACGCATTTCGATGAGCCTGAGCCGCGAGGGCTCTGATTGGATCCAGCGTGAGCTGCTGATCAGCGAAGGCATTCCCGTGGATGACGAAGGACGGCTGCCGCTGCGTCGTTTCCTCTGGGAGCCGCATCCCTTGGCGTTGCATGAGGCGCTAGGTCTGGATGCTGTGTGGCCTGACACGCGTGAGTGA
- a CDS encoding glycine zipper 2TM domain-containing protein has product MKRSFGTGVAVVIALATTTPAFHLPAAAAPLTVYDYDREDVDRRYGHSGRPVRSSAAADTDTNSCVEGSVIGGLLGAGLGAALSRGNGRWIGVPVGGAAGALIGCQVDGG; this is encoded by the coding sequence ATGAAGCGTTCGTTCGGCACCGGCGTTGCTGTGGTGATCGCCCTGGCGACCACGACTCCTGCGTTCCATCTCCCAGCTGCGGCTGCACCCCTCACGGTGTATGACTACGACAGGGAAGACGTTGATCGCCGCTATGGGCACTCAGGGCGACCGGTGCGATCCAGTGCAGCTGCCGACACCGATACCAACAGCTGCGTGGAAGGCAGCGTGATCGGCGGATTGCTGGGGGCCGGTCTGGGCGCTGCCCTGTCCCGCGGGAATGGTCGATGGATTGGTGTGCCGGTGGGAGGCGCTGCCGGTGCCCTGATCGGCTGTCAGGTGGATGGTGGTTGA
- the trmH gene encoding tRNA (guanosine(18)-2'-O)-methyltransferase TrmH, with protein sequence MPLLPRRFERLRTVLNQRMADLTVLVEHVEKPHNLSAILRSCDAVGVLEAHAVSFSGRPRTFNSTAQGSQRWVPLRDHADIASAVHHLKEQGFRLYGTNLGVDARDYRDCDFTGPCAFVLGAEKWGLTEEATGLMDQAVFIPMRGMVQSLNVSVATATLLFEALRQRQAAGLAPRNGEGIPAEQYGDLLFEWAYPQVAAWCREQERSYPELSGDGEILEVLPRTSRLRC encoded by the coding sequence ATGCCCCTGCTCCCCCGGCGCTTCGAGCGCTTGCGCACCGTGCTCAATCAACGGATGGCCGACCTCACGGTTCTGGTGGAGCACGTGGAGAAGCCCCACAACCTCTCGGCCATTCTGCGCAGCTGCGATGCCGTGGGTGTGCTGGAAGCCCATGCGGTGAGCTTCAGCGGCAGACCGAGAACCTTCAACAGCACCGCCCAGGGCAGTCAGCGCTGGGTTCCCCTCCGCGACCACGCCGATATCGCTTCCGCGGTGCACCACCTCAAGGAACAGGGTTTCCGGCTCTACGGAACCAACCTGGGCGTGGATGCACGCGACTATCGCGACTGCGACTTCACAGGGCCCTGCGCCTTCGTGCTCGGCGCTGAGAAGTGGGGTCTCACCGAGGAGGCCACGGGCTTGATGGACCAGGCCGTGTTTATTCCCATGCGGGGGATGGTGCAGTCTTTGAATGTGTCGGTGGCCACGGCCACCCTGCTGTTCGAGGCGCTGCGCCAACGCCAGGCGGCGGGCTTGGCACCGCGCAACGGCGAAGGCATTCCAGCGGAGCAGTACGGCGATCTGCTGTTCGAATGGGCCTATCCCCAGGTGGCCGCCTGGTGCCGGGAGCAGGAGCGCAGTTATCCAGAACTGAGCGGGGATGGAGAGATTCTTGAGGTTCTTCCGCGCACCTCCAGATTGCGCTGCTGA